Genomic segment of Actinomycetes bacterium:
TAGGCGACATACGTCCGGAGCAGGTGCCACGGCCGCCGGAGGCCGAAGCGGGTCAGCACACACACGACGGTCGAATCAACGTCGTGGTCGCCGGGCGCGAGCAGATCACGCTCGACTGCTGCAGCGCCGCCCATGTCGACCTACCTCACTCCCCGCTCAGACGCGAAGCGCCCTCAACCCCCAACGAGTCTGCGAGCTTGAGCAGGCAGGTCCGCAGCCTCGGGATGGTTCGAACATTGTCCGGTTAGGACCTTCTGTGGTCGCTGCTGGCTGACGACTGCCTGGCGGGGGCCTGCGCGTCGCCGCCACTGCGATCCCGAGCCCCGTTTCCGAACCAGCCTCCGCGCAGCCCGCCATCTAGAACGGTCGGCGATCCGGCTGCAGGAGTCCAGGCAGCTTCCCGGCAGCTTCCCGGCAGTTCCCGTTCCATAGCTCTCGGGGCGCCCAAGGGGGTCGGCAGGCATGGTCGCGTCGGGGCGGCCTTCGCCGCGGGCCCTCGCCGTCCTCCCGCCGTCACCACCGCTCAGGCGCGCCAACCTGCATCGGGTGAGGCATGCTCGTGGCGCTGTCGGCGGAACCTCGGCGGCGGCCGGAATTCCCGCGGCAACCAGCCTGGCGACGCCTTCAGGTCGCGACGCCTGCCGCCGCTGTTCCGCCTTCCGCCCACCGCTGCCCCGATGCCACCTCCGTCACATCGGGCTCGGCGAGGCGGCACGGACGCTGGCACAGAATCGCCATTCGTGCTATTGGTGAAGCCGTTTCCTACGACGCTCTTGGTGCCCACATAAGGCTCCTGACCTGCGTTCTTACTGCCAGTCTCGCTATTGGCTGACAAAATTAAGTCTTCAAAACCAGTGAGGCGGGCAGCCCCCGCCTGGCGGGTTCGATCCCGTCCGCCTCCGCGAGGAGGCATGCTGAGGATCCGTCCTGCAGCTCGTCTTGGGAGAACCCCTACGTCGAGAGCTTCAGTAGACGGCTACGCGACGAAGTGCTCGCCGTGGAAGCGTTCAACACCGTGCTCGAAGCCCGGGTGCTGGTCAACGACTGGAGGATCGAGTACAACCTTCTTCGACGTGCCGCGCTGGGAGTTCCGGTGCGTCTCGCCTGAGTTGCTCAGCCGCATGTTCAGCGGTGACGTGCACGGCGGCACGCTCGCATTCCGGCGCGAGGTGTGGGAGCGGCTGGCGCGTTACCCGGACTCCTCCTTGGCGGAGGATGCTGGTTTCCTGCGCGAGGCGCTACACCGCGGGGCCCGGATCGAGCGCGTGCCGGCCGAGGCGCTGTTCTTGTACGTGCGCCACACGGCCGACACTTGGTCATTCCCGCTCGGCCAGTTCATCGACTCGTCCGGCTGGCGGCGCGTGCCCGAGCCCCCGCTGCCCGCCGCGGACAGAAACTTCTATGCACAGCGATCGCCGGCTGGACCTCGATCTACCCCGCCCCCAGCCGACGCCCGCTGGTGAGCTGCGTGATGCCAACGCGCGACAGGCGGTCCTTCGTCGCCCGGGCGATCCGCTACTTTCAGCGCTAGGAGTATTCGAACCGGGAGCT
This window contains:
- a CDS encoding integrase core domain-containing protein encodes the protein MPSASARRHAEDPSCSSSWENPYVESFSRRLRDEVLAVEAFNTVLEARVLVNDWRIEYNLLRRAALGVPVRLA